The Gallus gallus isolate bGalGal1 chromosome 23, bGalGal1.mat.broiler.GRCg7b, whole genome shotgun sequence genome includes a region encoding these proteins:
- the CLIC4 gene encoding chloride intracellular channel protein 4 isoform X4 has protein sequence MILWLKGVVFSVTTVDLKRKPADLQNLAPGTHPPFITYNGEVKTDVNKIEEFLEEVLAPPKYLKLSPKHPESYTAGMDIFAKFSAFIKNSRPEANEGLERGLLKTLQKLDEYLNSPLPDEIDENSMEDIMVSTRKFLDGNEMTLADCNLLPKLHIVKVVAKKYRNFEIPKEMTGIWRYLSNAYSRDEFTNTCPGDKEIEIAYSDVAKRLTK, from the exons ATGATCCTTTGGCTGAAGGGAGTGGTGTTCAGTGTCACAACAGTCGACCTGAAGAG AAAGCCAGCAGACCTTCAAAATTTGGCTCCAGGCACTCATCCACCCTTTATAACTTACAATGGTGAAGTGAAAACAGATGTGAACAAGATTGAAGAGTTCCTGGAAGAAGTTTTGGCTCCACCAAA ATACCTGAAACTTTCTCCAAAGCACCCCGAGTCCTACACTGCTGGAATGGATATTTTTGCcaaattttctgcatttatcaAAAATTCCAGACCGGAGGCTAACGAAG GCTTAGAACGCGGCCTCTTGAAAACCCTGCAGAAATTGGATGAGTACCTGAACTCTCCTCTCCCTGACGAGATAGATGAGAACAGCATGGAGGATATTATGGTTTCTACCCGCAAGTTTTTGGATGGCAATGAGATGACATTAGCAGACTGCAACCTGCTGCCCAAACTACACATTGTGAAG GTGGTGGCCAAAAAATATCGCAACTTTGAGATCCCCAAGGAAATGACGGGGATTTGGAGATACCTGAGCAATGCTTACAGCAGGGATGAGTTCACCAATACCTGTCCTGGAGACAAAGAAATTGAAATAGCTTACAGTGATGTAGCCAAGAGACTCACTAAGTAA
- the CLIC4 gene encoding chloride intracellular channel protein 4 isoform X2, whose protein sequence is MALSVPVNGLKEGDKEPVIELFVKAGSDGESIGNCPFSQRLFMILWLKGVVFSVTTVDLKRKPADLQNLAPGTHPPFITYNGEVKTDVNKIEEFLEEVLAPPKYLKLSPKHPESYTAGMDIFAKFSAFIKNSRPEANEGLERGLLKTLQKLDEYLNSPLPDEIDENSMEDIMVSTRKFLDGNEMTLADCNLLPKLHIVKVVAKKYRNFEIPKEMTGIWRYLSNAYSRDEFTNTCPGDKEIEIAYSDVAKRLTK, encoded by the exons GCTGGAAGTGACGGGGAAAGCATAGGAAACTGCCCTTTCTCACAGAGGCTCTTCATGATCCTTTGGCTGAAGGGAGTGGTGTTCAGTGTCACAACAGTCGACCTGAAGAG AAAGCCAGCAGACCTTCAAAATTTGGCTCCAGGCACTCATCCACCCTTTATAACTTACAATGGTGAAGTGAAAACAGATGTGAACAAGATTGAAGAGTTCCTGGAAGAAGTTTTGGCTCCACCAAA ATACCTGAAACTTTCTCCAAAGCACCCCGAGTCCTACACTGCTGGAATGGATATTTTTGCcaaattttctgcatttatcaAAAATTCCAGACCGGAGGCTAACGAAG GCTTAGAACGCGGCCTCTTGAAAACCCTGCAGAAATTGGATGAGTACCTGAACTCTCCTCTCCCTGACGAGATAGATGAGAACAGCATGGAGGATATTATGGTTTCTACCCGCAAGTTTTTGGATGGCAATGAGATGACATTAGCAGACTGCAACCTGCTGCCCAAACTACACATTGTGAAG GTGGTGGCCAAAAAATATCGCAACTTTGAGATCCCCAAGGAAATGACGGGGATTTGGAGATACCTGAGCAATGCTTACAGCAGGGATGAGTTCACCAATACCTGTCCTGGAGACAAAGAAATTGAAATAGCTTACAGTGATGTAGCCAAGAGACTCACTAAGTAA